The following are from one region of the Mycolicibacterium helvum genome:
- a CDS encoding class I adenylate-forming enzyme family protein produces the protein MSVHALSRRIDEILALDPAAKAIEYDGHWFTWARLGGLSRQIAAAVQPGPQVGILLRNTPAHVAAVLGALSAGACVVVINPSRGDERIRADIAELNLPVIIGTGDDITLLARPAESTTVVSIGDLDSSVQIRPSMPGRPGPTPVAVRMLTSGTTGPPKRVDLTYDMLAVSVIGTDFATATAPSTVSGSVAIVNAPLVHIGGLYRVLQCICQARPFVLLPRFELASWVEAVRRYRPKAVSLVPAALRMVLHSDLGRDDLAGVRAVTSGTAPLSAEDADAFTDKFGVPVLTSYAATEFGGGVAGWTLADHRAYWQSKRGSVGRASLGAQLRVVSDDGTPLQPDQRGLLEVKPGQLGASAPWVRTTDLARIDADGFLWILGRADQAIIRGGFKVLPDDVRAALESHPAVLGAAVVGRPDERLGDTPVAMVELSDDGSVSGIELTAYLRTRLAPYEIPSTIAVVESIPRTASGKADLTAVRQHFTGRER, from the coding sequence GTGTCCGTCCACGCACTGAGCCGGCGGATCGACGAAATCCTCGCCCTGGACCCCGCGGCCAAGGCGATCGAATATGACGGCCACTGGTTCACCTGGGCACGGCTCGGCGGACTCAGCCGGCAGATCGCCGCCGCGGTGCAACCGGGCCCCCAGGTGGGAATCCTGTTGCGCAACACACCCGCCCATGTGGCGGCGGTGCTGGGCGCGCTGTCGGCCGGCGCATGTGTGGTGGTGATCAACCCATCCCGTGGTGACGAACGTATCCGGGCCGACATTGCCGAACTCAACCTGCCAGTCATCATCGGAACTGGAGACGACATCACATTGCTGGCACGGCCCGCCGAGTCCACCACCGTAGTGTCGATCGGCGACCTAGACAGCTCTGTCCAGATCCGGCCCAGCATGCCAGGGCGCCCCGGGCCCACCCCGGTGGCGGTACGGATGCTGACCAGCGGCACCACCGGTCCGCCCAAACGGGTCGACCTCACCTATGACATGCTGGCGGTATCGGTCATCGGGACCGACTTCGCGACCGCCACCGCGCCGTCAACGGTCTCCGGCAGTGTGGCGATCGTCAACGCGCCGCTGGTGCACATCGGCGGGCTCTACCGGGTGCTGCAATGTATCTGCCAGGCAAGGCCGTTCGTGCTTCTTCCGCGCTTCGAGCTCGCCTCATGGGTCGAGGCGGTGCGCCGCTACCGCCCTAAGGCGGTGTCACTGGTGCCCGCAGCACTGCGGATGGTGCTGCATTCGGACCTCGGTCGCGACGATCTCGCCGGGGTGCGGGCGGTCACTTCGGGCACCGCGCCGCTGTCGGCCGAAGACGCCGATGCATTCACCGACAAGTTCGGCGTCCCCGTGCTGACCTCCTACGCAGCAACGGAATTCGGCGGCGGCGTAGCCGGCTGGACGCTGGCCGACCATCGGGCGTACTGGCAGTCCAAGCGGGGCAGCGTCGGCCGGGCCAGCCTGGGCGCCCAACTGCGGGTGGTGTCCGACGACGGCACCCCTCTGCAACCCGATCAACGGGGTCTACTGGAGGTGAAGCCGGGCCAGCTCGGGGCTAGCGCACCATGGGTGCGAACCACCGATCTCGCGCGTATCGATGCCGACGGTTTCCTGTGGATCCTCGGCCGAGCCGATCAGGCCATCATCCGCGGCGGATTCAAGGTGCTGCCCGACGACGTGCGGGCCGCGTTGGAGAGCCACCCCGCCGTGCTGGGCGCCGCGGTGGTGGGCCGGCCCGACGAGAGACTGGGCGACACCCCGGTCGCGATGGTCGAACTGAGCGACGACGGTTCGGTCAGCGGTATCGAGCTGACCGCGTACCTGCGAACCCGGCTGGCGCCGTATGAGATTCCATCGACGATCGCAGTCGTCGAGTCGATTCCGCGGACGGCGTCCGGGAAAGCCGATCTGACCGCGGTCCGGCAACACTTCACCGGCCGTGAACGCTGA
- a CDS encoding enoyl-CoA hydratase/isomerase family protein, producing MPMTAAFETILLDFDRTDHVATITLNRPDQLNAFNRTMCEEVAAAWRIVKNDNAINAVVLRAAGDRAFSAGLDIKTPYGQPQNVWNHEDPGELLSPKWQKMWKPVVCAVHGVCTAGAFYFVNESDVVICSSDATFFDSHVSAGLVCALEPIGLMRRIGLGEALRIALMGNDERISADTALRIGLVSEVVAPDDLWSRAHEIAATIAAKPPSATQGTVKAIWESLDKPYRAAMEQNLIYTRLGNPLGQAELAEQEKTRITPKVR from the coding sequence ATGCCGATGACCGCCGCGTTCGAGACCATCCTGCTCGACTTCGACCGGACCGACCACGTCGCGACCATCACCCTGAACCGGCCCGATCAGCTCAACGCGTTCAACCGCACGATGTGCGAGGAGGTGGCGGCCGCCTGGCGGATAGTCAAGAACGACAACGCCATCAACGCGGTGGTGCTGCGTGCGGCCGGCGACCGCGCGTTCAGCGCCGGGCTGGACATCAAGACCCCGTACGGCCAGCCGCAGAATGTATGGAACCACGAGGATCCCGGTGAGCTGCTCAGCCCGAAGTGGCAGAAGATGTGGAAGCCGGTCGTGTGTGCGGTGCACGGTGTGTGCACGGCCGGGGCGTTCTACTTCGTCAACGAGTCCGACGTGGTGATCTGCAGCTCGGATGCCACGTTCTTCGATTCTCATGTCAGTGCGGGCCTGGTCTGTGCGCTCGAGCCGATCGGGCTGATGCGCAGGATCGGCCTCGGGGAGGCGCTGCGGATCGCGTTGATGGGCAACGACGAACGCATCAGCGCCGACACCGCGCTGCGGATCGGGCTGGTGTCCGAGGTCGTGGCCCCCGACGATCTCTGGTCGCGGGCACACGAGATCGCCGCCACCATTGCTGCCAAGCCGCCGTCCGCCACCCAGGGCACGGTCAAAGCGATCTGGGAGTCACTGGACAAGCCGTATCGGGCGGCCATGGAGCAGAACCTGATCTACACCCGGTTGGGCAATCCCTTGGGACAGGCTGAGCTGGCCGAGCAGGAAAAGACCCGGATCACCCCGAAGGTGCGCTAG